A single Desulfovibrio piger DNA region contains:
- a CDS encoding 1,4-dihydroxy-6-naphthoate synthase, which yields MAENMTLGLSPCPNDTYIFHALLHRLVPSPAHFTPHMADVEELNALARQKKLPVTKLSLGVVPYIMDDYAIMASGAALGWGCGPLVVAREDLPEEKWKTARVAVPGLMTTANLLLTLHGGFQGPREEMLFSDVMDAVLDGEADMGVIIHEGRFTYAERGLVKLLDLGQWWEATYHAPLPLGAIAVRRDVPVELARAIEAAITASVDYANANPRASADFIREHAQELAESVTSAHIRTFVTEYSRDLGDTGRQAIARLVETAARMQGLRLPEAGLFL from the coding sequence GTGGCGGAGAACATGACGCTGGGCCTTTCGCCCTGTCCCAATGATACCTACATTTTCCATGCGCTGCTGCACCGGCTGGTGCCGTCCCCGGCGCATTTCACGCCGCACATGGCCGATGTGGAGGAACTCAATGCCCTTGCCCGGCAGAAGAAACTGCCGGTGACCAAGCTCTCGCTGGGCGTGGTGCCCTACATCATGGACGATTACGCCATCATGGCCTCGGGCGCCGCCCTGGGCTGGGGCTGCGGCCCGCTGGTGGTGGCCCGCGAAGACCTGCCCGAGGAAAAATGGAAAACGGCCCGCGTGGCCGTGCCGGGCCTCATGACCACGGCCAACCTGCTGCTGACCCTGCACGGCGGCTTCCAGGGCCCGCGTGAGGAGATGCTCTTCAGCGATGTCATGGACGCGGTGCTGGACGGTGAGGCGGACATGGGCGTCATCATCCACGAGGGCCGTTTCACCTATGCCGAGCGCGGCCTGGTGAAGCTGCTGGACCTGGGGCAGTGGTGGGAGGCCACCTATCATGCGCCCCTGCCGCTGGGCGCCATCGCCGTGCGGCGCGACGTGCCCGTGGAGCTGGCCCGCGCCATCGAGGCGGCCATCACAGCCAGCGTGGATTATGCCAATGCCAACCCGCGCGCCTCGGCGGACTTCATCCGCGAACACGCGCAGGAGCTGGCCGAGAGCGTGACCTCGGCCCACATCAGGACCTTCGTCACCGAATACAGCCGTGATCTGGGCGATACGGGCCGTCAGGCCATCGCCCGTCTGGTGGAGACCGCGGCCAGGATGCAGGGCCTGCGCCTGCCCGAGGCGGGGCTCTTCCTGTAG
- a CDS encoding MATE family efflux transporter yields MTRNRFFSLSEARRFLALGLPVLVTQIAQMGMNFVDTAMTGRASTADMAAVAVSGSIWVPVSLLGMGCLLSLPAMMAHLVGGGEQRRTPHLLRQGLWLSGLLSLVLMGVFAFLSLHLELFGLDAELAPLAAGYLRAMLFGLPGMMLFVNVRGFLEGYARTRPAMLVGLLGLALNVPCNYVLIYGKLGLPRLGAVGCGVATALCYWFMGLTLALYARREARCRRLGPLFLPLLLPRAAGEGGGARRVDWPLVRRIFRIGLPGALAACFEASLFAVTALLLAPLGKVVVAGHQIAMNFSSIVYMLPLSLNITVAIRVGQNLGAGRLERARLSARTALCLGLGLALLTMTATLCLRPQIARIYNADPAVLELAVLLLAFAAVNQIPESLQTVSIGVLRAYNDTRYILGVCLFSYWIVGLGTGWALARTDWLVPALGAPGFWTGYGLALWVSFVLYRLRTGRLHRLDAAAVRQRIRR; encoded by the coding sequence ATGACCAGGAACAGATTCTTTTCCCTCAGTGAGGCCCGCCGCTTCCTGGCGCTGGGCCTGCCCGTACTGGTGACGCAGATCGCCCAGATGGGCATGAACTTCGTGGACACGGCCATGACCGGCCGGGCCAGTACGGCGGACATGGCCGCCGTGGCCGTCTCGGGCTCCATCTGGGTGCCTGTTTCCCTGCTGGGCATGGGCTGTCTTCTGTCCCTGCCCGCCATGATGGCCCATCTGGTGGGCGGCGGCGAGCAGCGGCGCACCCCGCATCTGCTGCGGCAGGGCCTCTGGCTCTCGGGCCTGCTCTCGCTGGTGCTGATGGGCGTGTTCGCCTTCCTTTCCCTCCATCTGGAGCTGTTCGGCCTGGATGCCGAGCTGGCGCCGCTGGCGGCCGGGTATCTGCGGGCCATGCTCTTCGGCCTGCCGGGCATGATGCTGTTCGTCAATGTGCGCGGCTTCCTGGAAGGCTATGCCCGCACGCGTCCGGCCATGCTGGTGGGCCTGCTGGGGCTGGCGCTCAACGTGCCCTGCAATTATGTGCTCATCTACGGCAAGCTGGGCCTGCCCCGGCTGGGGGCCGTGGGCTGCGGTGTGGCCACGGCCCTGTGCTACTGGTTCATGGGCCTGACCCTGGCCCTGTATGCCCGGCGCGAGGCGCGCTGCCGCAGGCTGGGGCCGCTGTTCCTGCCCCTGCTGCTGCCGCGTGCGGCCGGGGAGGGCGGCGGTGCCCGGCGGGTTGACTGGCCGCTGGTCCGGCGCATCTTCCGCATCGGCCTGCCCGGCGCGCTGGCCGCCTGCTTCGAGGCTTCGCTGTTCGCGGTCACGGCCCTGCTGCTGGCGCCGTTGGGCAAGGTGGTGGTGGCCGGGCACCAGATCGCCATGAACTTTTCCAGCATCGTCTACATGCTGCCCCTGTCGCTGAACATCACCGTGGCCATCCGGGTGGGGCAGAACCTGGGGGCCGGCCGTCTGGAACGGGCCCGCCTTTCGGCCCGCACGGCCCTGTGCCTGGGGCTGGGCCTGGCCCTGCTGACCATGACGGCCACCCTGTGCCTGCGGCCGCAGATCGCCCGGATCTACAACGCGGACCCCGCCGTGCTGGAGCTGGCCGTGCTCCTGCTGGCCTTCGCCGCCGTCAACCAGATACCGGAATCGTTGCAGACGGTGAGCATCGGTGTGCTGCGCGCCTACAACGATACCCGCTACATCCTGGGCGTCTGCCTGTTCTCCTACTGGATCGTGGGGCTGGGCACGGGCTGGGCCCTGGCCCGTACGGACTGGCTGGTGCCCGCCCTGGGCGCCCCCGGCTTCTGGACGGGCTACGGCCTGGCCCTGTGGGTGAGCTTCGTCCTGTACCGTTTGCGCACGGGCCGTCTGCACCGTCTGGATGCGGCGGCCGTGCGGCAGCGCATCCGCCGCTGA